A section of the Paenibacillus aurantius genome encodes:
- a CDS encoding RsfA family transcriptional regulator — protein sequence MDRKDSWTVEDDLLLAETVIDHIKTGSTQLAAFEEVGARLDRTAAACGFRWNSTVRKQYEDTVKEAKIQRSAQKKVKIASVIPMRKDDAVGTGENVIKKHIQEVIHYIEKLEHTIKLQQEEIEDLNNKLAEEKSGKIASEDLDSLMHIILRAKEMGTLNKAN from the coding sequence ATGGATCGGAAAGATAGCTGGACTGTAGAAGACGACTTATTGCTTGCTGAAACAGTGATTGATCACATTAAAACTGGGAGTACGCAACTAGCTGCATTTGAAGAGGTTGGAGCGCGTTTAGACCGTACAGCAGCGGCTTGTGGATTTCGTTGGAACTCTACAGTTAGAAAACAATATGAGGATACCGTTAAAGAAGCGAAGATTCAACGGTCTGCTCAGAAGAAGGTCAAAATAGCTAGTGTTATTCCGATGAGGAAGGACGACGCAGTAGGAACGGGCGAGAATGTTATCAAGAAGCATATACAAGAAGTAATTCATTACATCGAGAAACTGGAACATACAATCAAACTTCAACAAGAAGAGATTGAGGATTTAAATAACAAACTGGCAGAAGAAAAATCCGGGAAAATTGCAAGTGAAGATCTGGATAGTCTCATGCATATAATCCTTCGCGCAAAAGAAATGGGCACGTTGAATAAGGCTAACTGA
- a CDS encoding GNAT family N-acetyltransferase produces the protein MIKNKYIDKRRNKMKTELSGMRLETERLIIRPYNESDLVESFELMQNPELFTYMHMGVLSFEEYKGLFKWLIDSYNTPFNMPFKYSFAIRSKATGNFIGWCGVGVLDLSAPDKELYYLIGRDYWGNGYATEAAAALTAYAFNVIGLDRLFAKANSQNTASIGVIKKLGFVFGRELMGLTGDYEECNGELLHVLTKEQFHKQAEI, from the coding sequence ATGATCAAAAACAAATATATAGACAAGAGGAGAAACAAGATGAAAACCGAATTATCTGGGATGCGATTGGAAACAGAGCGTCTAATCATTCGTCCTTACAACGAAAGTGATTTGGTGGAATCGTTTGAGCTGATGCAAAACCCAGAATTGTTCACTTATATGCATATGGGAGTTTTATCGTTCGAAGAATATAAAGGACTATTCAAGTGGCTAATCGACAGTTACAATACACCCTTTAACATGCCATTTAAATACTCATTTGCGATTCGAAGCAAAGCAACAGGCAATTTCATCGGCTGGTGTGGTGTGGGCGTACTTGATTTAAGTGCACCTGATAAAGAACTGTATTATTTAATTGGCCGTGACTATTGGGGTAATGGTTATGCAACTGAAGCAGCCGCCGCGTTGACAGCCTATGCCTTCAATGTTATTGGATTAGACCGATTGTTCGCTAAGGCCAATTCACAGAATACTGCGTCAATAGGAGTAATTAAGAAACTGGGTTTTGTGTTTGGACGCGAACTAATGGGTTTGACAGGTGATTACGAGGAGTGTAACGGTGAGTTATTGCATGTTCTCACAAAGGAACAGTTTCACAAGCAGGCAGAAATATGA
- a CDS encoding phosphotransferase, with translation MLKFSENENRSDMIISGEMLGEDLLLDALDKIYSLSSPIKCKFLRGSFNDHYSIDANGSKFILRIYKNKKRYIRNITDIRFELDFLEYLHSNGVSVAFPIRSIKNETLNTVHCKNELRYIALFDHAEGSHIGNINPSDAMFFGKLVASLHKKADEFKSEHSRIKIDQGYLINEPLETLEKYIGTLNLSDISFFKTRANIMYEQINQLPTTNEAFGLIHGDLNPSNVHYSPVHGFKIFDFDHCAYGWRIHDLAVIRLCFDNIVYKAVLNGYQSVRPLSSIEEKSIDMYSDVLLLRKSKDILDMLEVNKNSKEEKTKVVIKTIETLRILNNKPFS, from the coding sequence GTGTTAAAATTTAGTGAAAATGAAAATAGGAGTGATATGATCATTAGCGGCGAGATGCTGGGAGAAGATCTACTACTTGATGCCTTAGATAAGATATACAGTCTTTCAAGTCCAATAAAGTGTAAATTCCTAAGAGGAAGTTTTAATGATCATTACTCCATTGATGCGAATGGAAGTAAATTTATTTTAAGGATTTATAAAAATAAAAAAAGATACATAAGAAATATTACAGATATTCGTTTTGAACTGGATTTCCTGGAGTATCTACACAGTAATGGGGTATCTGTAGCTTTTCCAATTCGAAGTATTAAAAATGAAACCCTAAACACTGTACATTGTAAAAATGAGCTTCGATATATAGCCTTATTTGATCATGCTGAAGGTAGTCATATAGGAAATATTAATCCCAGCGATGCAATGTTCTTCGGGAAATTAGTCGCTTCTCTTCATAAGAAAGCCGATGAGTTTAAAAGCGAACATTCTCGAATTAAAATTGATCAAGGATATTTGATAAATGAGCCATTAGAAACTTTGGAAAAGTATATCGGAACCCTAAATTTATCCGATATATCCTTTTTTAAAACTCGTGCAAACATCATGTATGAGCAGATTAATCAACTTCCTACAACTAATGAGGCATTTGGCTTAATTCATGGAGACTTAAACCCGTCTAACGTTCACTATAGTCCAGTACATGGTTTTAAAATTTTCGATTTCGATCATTGCGCGTATGGATGGAGGATACATGATTTAGCGGTGATAAGGCTTTGTTTTGATAATATCGTATATAAAGCAGTCTTAAACGGTTATCAATCAGTCAGACCACTTAGCTCAATTGAAGAGAAAAGCATCGATATGTACTCTGATGTGTTGTTACTTAGGAAGAGCAAGGATATATTAGACATGTTAGAAGTCAATAAAAATTCCAAAGAGGAAAAGACAAAGGTTGTTATTAAAACCATTGAGACCTTACGTATTCTAAACAATAAACCATTCAGCTAA
- a CDS encoding helix-turn-helix transcriptional regulator, with protein MSNMHRILWFDEQIRSRRYPNARSLSERFEISVRQAGRDIEYMQNSLLAPMSYNAKERGYEYSNQAYILPSVFLSETDLRILSFLIYKYEEAAKSIGYVEGLDRVVQTLKRFVPYQPENSDLPIFRADSALADRKHEVDEAIRQSHKLRIAYTDEEEEYEVVVHPFRTYSQANGVYLIALCEQSGEVEYYRLERMTRVVDTGEEYRKKAAGKD; from the coding sequence ATGAGCAACATGCATCGGATTCTGTGGTTTGACGAACAAATTCGCAGCCGCCGCTATCCGAATGCCCGGTCGCTGTCTGAACGGTTCGAGATCTCGGTCCGACAGGCCGGTCGGGACATCGAGTATATGCAGAACTCCCTACTCGCTCCGATGAGTTACAATGCCAAAGAGCGAGGGTATGAATACTCGAATCAAGCTTACATTTTGCCTTCCGTGTTTCTGTCTGAGACCGATCTTCGGATCTTGAGCTTCCTCATCTACAAATACGAGGAAGCCGCGAAATCCATAGGATACGTCGAAGGTCTCGACCGCGTCGTCCAGACACTGAAACGATTCGTACCGTATCAACCGGAGAACAGCGACTTGCCGATATTTCGTGCGGATTCCGCACTTGCCGACCGGAAGCATGAGGTGGACGAAGCCATCCGGCAGAGCCATAAGCTTCGTATTGCATATACGGACGAGGAAGAGGAGTATGAGGTGGTGGTGCATCCCTTTCGCACGTATTCCCAAGCGAATGGGGTCTATCTAATAGCCTTGTGCGAGCAGTCCGGCGAGGTCGAGTATTACCGGTTGGAACGGATGACGAGGGTCGTCGACACGGGGGAAGAATACCGCAAGAAAGCCGCAGGCAAAGACTAA
- a CDS encoding ABC transporter substrate-binding protein has protein sequence MKLTIATHDDQRMAVIQEAVKQFRKENPDVSVVLELVPNKAELIRRLTSGEGPDIVEWEGTNMGQCLDAGILSDLREFILRDKVDMGNYFPRIAQSVESNGRIGALPVMTETLGVFYNKQHFEEAGLPYPQDGWTWEDFKDTARKLTMRDESGNVIRHGAFTSFGYMLYVEPVVWNCGGSFISEDGVELEGYLNHPSTIEGFRQYLSLFDEDVSPRMGVGQDSWMACFIHEKMSMYLDANWAIKPMSKEQKEKFGVVGFPGGKKHPKSNIFQVYGYGISTTCSNRELAWAFLRKLALPGEGVDKLWTVLNLAANRKTADQSGHKADPMYAVFYKELQYGQDGAYQYPNFIPAFHHNETFDRLVHAEDAEHVLQEAVRRTPKITPFDFKSPGWW, from the coding sequence ATGAAGCTTACCATCGCGACGCATGACGATCAACGGATGGCGGTCATTCAGGAAGCGGTCAAGCAATTCCGCAAGGAGAACCCGGACGTATCCGTAGTACTGGAACTCGTGCCGAACAAGGCAGAGTTGATCCGTAGGCTCACGAGCGGTGAAGGCCCGGACATTGTGGAGTGGGAAGGCACCAACATGGGGCAATGCCTGGATGCCGGGATCTTGTCCGATCTGCGGGAATTTATCCTGCGAGACAAGGTCGACATGGGCAACTATTTTCCGCGCATCGCACAGTCCGTAGAATCGAACGGACGGATCGGGGCGTTGCCGGTCATGACTGAGACGCTCGGGGTCTTCTACAACAAGCAGCATTTTGAGGAAGCGGGGTTACCGTATCCGCAAGACGGATGGACGTGGGAGGACTTCAAAGATACGGCAAGGAAATTGACGATGCGGGATGAGAGCGGGAACGTGATCCGACACGGTGCCTTTACGAGCTTCGGATATATGCTCTACGTCGAACCGGTTGTCTGGAATTGCGGTGGATCTTTCATATCGGAAGACGGCGTCGAACTGGAAGGTTATCTGAACCATCCGTCGACCATAGAAGGGTTCCGGCAATACTTGTCCTTGTTCGACGAGGACGTGTCGCCGAGAATGGGGGTTGGGCAGGATTCTTGGATGGCTTGCTTTATTCATGAGAAAATGTCCATGTATCTGGATGCGAACTGGGCGATCAAACCCATGTCTAAAGAACAGAAGGAAAAGTTCGGAGTCGTGGGTTTCCCGGGCGGCAAAAAGCATCCTAAATCGAACATTTTTCAAGTGTATGGGTATGGTATCTCTACGACTTGCAGCAATCGCGAACTTGCCTGGGCTTTTCTCCGCAAACTTGCTCTTCCGGGGGAAGGCGTCGACAAGCTGTGGACCGTTCTAAACCTGGCGGCAAACCGGAAGACGGCGGATCAGAGCGGCCACAAGGCGGACCCTATGTATGCCGTTTTCTACAAGGAACTGCAATACGGCCAAGATGGCGCGTACCAGTACCCAAACTTCATTCCCGCCTTCCATCACAACGAGACCTTCGACAGGCTTGTTCATGCCGAGGATGCGGAACATGTCCTTCAAGAGGCGGTTCGCCGTACTCCCAAGATCACGCCTTTTGATTTTAAGTCCCCGGGATGGTGGTGA
- a CDS encoding metallophosphoesterase family protein: protein MFAVITDIHGNYPALRAALQAIDESGVDRIFCLGDMIGIGPDSNEVLHMLFARNDISMITGNHDEAVLALLNGDEYPISHLHVRSHHEWIASRLEESLIQKLNTLPRAIKFRQEALDVLMIHYHINQEKSKEHISKDPFSSVVEPSLPNLVELFSDRQENLICFGHHHPSHYFANHDHTFLNPGSLGCYDKPAARFALVHIAEGQSRIELKEVKYDNTEFLKSYSKLEVPDRDFILKIFHGNQLR from the coding sequence ATGTTTGCTGTTATAACCGATATACACGGTAATTACCCAGCATTGAGAGCTGCTCTTCAAGCAATTGATGAATCAGGGGTTGACCGTATATTTTGTCTTGGTGACATGATCGGTATCGGTCCTGATAGTAATGAAGTGTTACACATGCTGTTCGCCAGGAATGATATTTCTATGATAACAGGTAACCATGATGAGGCAGTTTTAGCACTTCTTAACGGAGACGAATACCCAATTAGCCATTTGCATGTAAGAAGCCATCATGAATGGATAGCAAGTAGACTGGAGGAATCACTTATTCAAAAGCTGAACACTCTGCCCAGGGCTATAAAATTTAGGCAGGAAGCCTTAGACGTATTGATGATTCATTACCATATAAATCAAGAAAAATCTAAAGAGCACATTAGTAAAGACCCCTTTAGTTCTGTTGTTGAACCCAGCTTACCCAATCTCGTTGAGCTATTTTCTGACCGTCAAGAAAACCTAATTTGTTTCGGCCATCATCATCCCAGCCATTACTTTGCGAATCATGATCATACGTTTCTGAACCCAGGTTCACTTGGTTGTTACGATAAACCTGCCGCTCGGTTTGCACTTGTACATATTGCTGAAGGGCAATCAAGGATTGAGTTGAAGGAGGTTAAGTATGACAATACAGAGTTCCTAAAATCTTATTCCAAATTAGAGGTTCCTGATCGTGATTTCATTCTCAAGATTTTTCATGGTAATCAACTCCGGTAA
- a CDS encoding phosphotransferase family protein has product MKDSARLFDFQTVNEDMVRRLFAAFDSKASITQVSPLTKGMSTSNYALRTDSGSKYVLRIYPANNDHSGIEAAAYQYAKAKIRAPEIFYFDDSKQITPFSYLIMVFIEGSTLGDFITENEGCPDDVVHRISSSLALLHQTEYSHMALLDEHLQIAEQLESFASQYYTLLNGLAGTHIQPSTKEKCMQFLVNHAALVERIADKHVFSHGDFIFSNIMVTPSLEPCFIDYEYCFAAPVFYDIGKFFRTRTQVERYIGADTIAAFQEGYNRKAREPLPEEWYALSKLADISTMLHLINKPQIPDGWGSAIDGEIEKNLKLLAGEAGPLSNK; this is encoded by the coding sequence GTGAAAGACTCGGCTAGACTGTTTGATTTTCAAACGGTTAACGAAGACATGGTCAGGAGGCTGTTCGCTGCTTTCGACTCCAAGGCAAGCATTACCCAAGTCTCGCCCTTGACGAAAGGCATGAGCACCAGCAATTATGCCTTACGGACAGACAGCGGTAGCAAGTATGTGTTAAGGATTTATCCCGCTAACAACGACCACAGCGGGATTGAGGCGGCAGCCTATCAGTATGCAAAAGCAAAGATTCGCGCCCCAGAGATTTTCTATTTCGATGATAGCAAGCAGATTACCCCTTTTTCTTACCTAATCATGGTGTTTATTGAAGGCTCGACGCTAGGGGACTTTATTACCGAGAACGAGGGATGTCCCGACGATGTCGTGCATCGAATCAGCAGCTCGCTTGCCTTGCTGCATCAAACCGAATATTCTCATATGGCGCTGTTAGACGAGCATTTGCAGATCGCGGAACAGCTTGAATCCTTCGCGAGCCAATATTACACCTTACTAAACGGCCTTGCAGGAACCCATATTCAACCTTCAACTAAAGAGAAGTGCATGCAATTCCTGGTGAATCACGCCGCATTGGTAGAGAGGATTGCAGACAAGCATGTGTTCTCGCATGGCGATTTCATTTTCTCCAATATTATGGTCACGCCTTCATTGGAGCCTTGTTTCATCGACTACGAGTACTGTTTCGCGGCGCCTGTCTTTTATGACATAGGCAAATTCTTCAGGACAAGGACGCAAGTCGAGCGCTATATCGGCGCAGATACCATTGCCGCCTTCCAGGAAGGCTACAACCGTAAGGCGAGAGAGCCTTTGCCTGAGGAGTGGTACGCGCTGTCCAAGCTTGCCGACATATCCACTATGCTCCACCTCATTAATAAACCGCAAATTCCTGATGGTTGGGGATCGGCGATTGACGGTGAGATCGAGAAGAATTTGAAGCTGCTGGCCGGGGAAGCCGGGCCGTTATCGAATAAATGA
- a CDS encoding tetratricopeptide repeat protein codes for MITFLKRLLSSPKQVEKIKEVVVEPARTRDSEKMKVERNLKGSEYEKEGKIELAIELYEKNVEKGFDGSHPYDSLCDIYRKQKRINDEIRVLRKAIKVFEKISDLRSDKRPKLERYKERLKKVIELRDKR; via the coding sequence ATGATCACTTTTTTGAAGCGGCTTTTGAGTTCGCCTAAACAAGTCGAGAAAATAAAAGAAGTAGTTGTTGAACCGGCACGGACTAGGGACTCAGAAAAAATGAAGGTTGAGAGAAATCTTAAGGGATCTGAGTATGAAAAGGAAGGCAAAATTGAACTTGCTATTGAGTTGTATGAAAAAAATGTAGAAAAGGGTTTTGACGGAAGTCACCCTTATGACAGTTTGTGTGATATCTATAGAAAGCAAAAAAGGATCAATGATGAAATAAGGGTGCTTAGAAAAGCTATTAAGGTTTTCGAGAAGATTAGTGATTTGCGCTCAGACAAGCGTCCAAAACTAGAGCGCTATAAAGAGAGATTGAAAAAGGTAATTGAACTGCGTGATAAGAGGTGA
- a CDS encoding YolD-like family protein codes for MGKKLVGNGIWEASRMMLPEHRDRIITYRRDLNIKEKPILDEQRIMELVRVISEAIFTDNEVKVSVFDDYEDHIHIGCIDKIDTLNKQIKLIHNSDFVWIKLQDILEIQLI; via the coding sequence ATGGGAAAGAAACTCGTAGGGAATGGGATTTGGGAAGCGTCACGCATGATGCTGCCGGAACATCGAGATCGCATTATTACATATAGGCGAGACTTGAACATCAAAGAGAAACCTATCCTGGACGAGCAGAGAATTATGGAACTAGTAAGAGTGATATCCGAAGCAATTTTCACAGACAATGAAGTAAAGGTTTCGGTTTTCGATGATTATGAGGATCATATACATATCGGCTGCATTGATAAAATAGACACATTAAATAAGCAAATCAAACTCATACATAATAGTGATTTCGTTTGGATTAAATTGCAGGATATCCTTGAAATACAATTAATCTGA